The Cucumis melo cultivar AY chromosome 5, USDA_Cmelo_AY_1.0, whole genome shotgun sequence genome has a segment encoding these proteins:
- the LOC103496798 gene encoding serine/threonine-protein kinase PBL34-like produces MEENENCGCWAVLKRTVSDVSKSSPSSKHSPNSIPRLTLLYDSATETRYLNASDRDFCAPAEPRLSFDNAPLPTRLEDKYKPQLLKFSFQELRSATGNFRPDSILGEGGFGFVFKGWIEENGTAPAKPGSGITVAVKSLKPDGLQGHREWEAEVSFLGQLHHPNLVKLIGYCIEDDQRLLVYEFMTRGSLENHLFRRTIPLPWSNRIKIALAAAKGLAFLHNGPEPVIYRDFKTSNILLDTEYNAKLSDFGLAKAGPQGDKTHVSTRVVGTYGYAAPEYLMTGHLTSKSDVYSFGVVLLEILTGRRSMDKKRPSGEQNLVSWARPYLDDKRKLYHIVDPRLELNYSIQGVQKVSRLASHCISRDPKSRPTMDEVVKVLVPLQDLNDLAILAYHSRLSQQGRRKKKSDGLHQLTYTQSRNIRTSPLNVGVHRRR; encoded by the exons ATGGAGGAGAATGAAAACTGTGGGTGTTGGGCAGTCCTTAAACGCACCGTTTCCGATGTTTCCaaatcttctccttcttctaaACATTCTCCCAACTCCATTCCTCGCCTTACTTTGCTTTACGATTCAg CTACCGAGACCCGATACTTAAACGCAAGCGACCGAGATTTCTGTGCGCCAGCCGAACCTCGGCTATCCTTCGACAATGCTCCGTTGCCGACGAGGTTGGAGGACAAATATAAACCCCAGTTGCTGAAATTTTCATTTCAGGAACTAAGATCGGCGACCGGGAATTTCCGGCCAGATAGCATTCTCGGAGAAGGAGGGTTTGGATTCGTTTTCAAAGGATGGATTGAAGAGAATGGGACGGCGCCGGCGAAACCTGGATCGGGAATCACTGTCGCCGTTAAAAGCTTGAAACCGGATGGTCTTCAAGGACACAGAGAATGGGAG GCTGAGGTTAGTTTTCTTGGACAGCTTCATCATCCTAATCTTGTTAAACTTATTGGATATTGTATTGAAGATGATCAAAGGCTTCTTGTATATGAATTTATGACGCGTGGTAGTCTTGAAAATCATCTTTTCAGAA GGACTATACCTCTTCCATGGTCAAACAGGATTAAAATTGCACTTGCTGCAGCCAAAGGCTTGGCCTTCCTCCACAATGGTCCAGAACCTGTCATATATAGAGATTTCAAAACATCAAACATATTGCTTGATACG GAGTACAATGCGAAGCTTTCGGATTTTGGTTTGGCAAAGGCTGGGCCTCAAGGAGACAAAACACATGTTTCCACCAGAGTAGTTGGAACATATGGCTATGCTGCACCAGAATATCTAATGACAG GGCATTTGACTTCAAAGAGTGATGTTTATAGCTTTGGCGTTGTCCTACTCGAGATCTTAACAGGAAGGAGATCAATGGACAAGAAACGTCCAAGTGGTGAACAGAACCTAGTGTCATGGGCTAGGCCATATTTAGATGACAAAAGGAAGCTTTACCATATAGTGGACCCTCGTTTGGAGCTTAACTACTCCATCCAGGGCGTTCAAAAAGTCTCTCGACTTGCTTCTCACTGTATCAGTAGAGATCCAAAATCTCGTCCTACCATGGATGAAGTTGTCAAGGTTCTCGTTCCTCTACAAGACCTTAACGACCTTGCCATCCTAGCATATCATTCGCGCTTGTCTCAGCAAGGTCGTCGAAAGAAGAAATCAGATGGACTGCACCAGTTAACATACACTCAATCAAGAAATATTAGAACCTCTCCTTTGAATGTTGGAGTTCATCGTCGTCGATAA
- the LOC103496790 gene encoding UDP-N-acetylglucosamine transporter UGNT1-like isoform X3: MFNKAALSSYKFPCANVITLFQIICSSTLLYALRHWKIISFTMGESQSISSSGKSIILVPYKTLVQTLPLAISYLLYMLVTMESVRGINVPMYTTLRRTTVVFTMIAEYLLTGQTHSLFVVGSVGMIILGAVVAGARDLSFDTYSYSVVFIANICTAIYLASIARIGKSSGLNTFGLMWCNGLICGPLLLFWIILRGDVETTLNFRYLFSFGFQCVMLLSCIMAFLINYFVFLNTTLNSALTQTVCGNLKDVFSIAIGWFLFGGLPYDFLNVVGQSIGFLGSCFYAYCKLHGK, translated from the exons ATGTTCAACAAAGCAGCTCTTTCTTCTTACAAATTTCCATGTGCCAATGTCATCACTCTTTTCCAG ATTATATGTTCATCCACACTTCTCTATGCATTGAGGCATTGGAAGATCATCTCTTTCACAATGGGTGAATCTCAAAGCATCAGTTCTTCTGGAAAGTCGATAATTCTTGTACCTTATAAGACTTTGGTTCAAACACTTCCCCTGGCCATATCATATTTGCTTTACATG CTTGTGACTATGGAATCGGTTCGTGGGATCAATGTTCCAATGTATACAACACTGAGGAGAACTACTGTAGTATTTACAATGATTGCTGAGTATTTGTTGACAGGCCAGACTCATTCACTTTTTGTTGTTGGCAG TGTGGGGATGATTATACTTGGTGCAGTTGTAGCTGGAGCTAGAGATTTATCATTTGACACCTACTCCTATAGTGTGGTCTTCATTGCAAACATATGTACCGCTATATATCTTGCTTCTATTGCCCGTATCG GGAAATCTAGCGGCCTGAATACCTTTGGCCTCATGTGGTGCAATG GGTTAATATGTGGACCTCTTTTGCTATTTTGGATAATTCTACGGGGAGACGTCGAGACGACATTAAATTTTCGTTACCTATTTTCCTTTGGCTTTCAG TGTGTGATGCTTCTCTCCTGTATAATGGCTTTCTTGATCAACTACTTTGTATTTCTAAACACAACTCTCAATTCAGCATTGACTCAAACAGTATGTGGTAATTTGAAG GATGTTTTCAGCATTGCAATAGGCTGGTTTCTATTTGGAGGACTTCCCTATGATTTT CTTAATGTCGTTGGGCAGTCAATTGGGTTTCTTGGATCTTGCTTCTATGCCTATTGCAAGCTCCATGGGAAATAA
- the LOC103496824 gene encoding calmodulin-like protein 7, whose product MEPIFNFLLLSVLFVAGFVNFLLYFPTKRFTAWFQSIKPSSQIPHFKSTSLQPPPPPPPSPPPPPPSAMELKKVFGTFDKNDDGFITKKELMESLKSMRMMITEKDAEEMLKEVDENGDGLIDFEEFCVLGEKLLMGFEENKKTSVGDDEEGLKDAFGVFDKDSDGLISVEELSLVLCSLGMNEGKIVENCKEMIRKVDLDGDGMVNFDEFKKMMRNGVSILTSS is encoded by the coding sequence ATGGAACCCATCTTCAATTTTCTGTTATTGTCTGTTTTATTCGTTGCTGGTTTCGTAAATTTCCTCCTATATTTCCCCACAAAAAGATTCACCGCTTGGTTCCAATCTATAAAACCCTCATCTCAAATCCCCCATTTCAAATCCACTTCACTCCAACcaccaccgccgccgccgccgtcacCTCCACCTCCACCGCCGTCCGCGATGGAGCTGAAGAAAGTGTTTGGAACATTCGACAAGAACGACGATGGGTTCATTACAAAGAAGGAGTTGATGGAATCGTTGAAGAGTATGAGGATGATGATAACAGAGAAAGATGCAGAGGAAATGTTGAAAGAGGTTGATGAAAATGGAGATGGGTTGATTGATTTTGAGGAGTTTTGTGTTTTGGGTGAGAAATTACTGATGGGTTTTGAAGAGAATAAGAAAACAAGTGTTGGAGATGATGAAGAGGGATTGAAAGATGCATTTGGAGTTTTTGATAAGGATAGTGATGGGTTGATTTCTGTTGAGGAGTTGAGTTTGGTGTTGTGTTCATTAGGGATGAATGAAGGGAAAATTGTTGAGAATTGTAAAGAAATGATAAGGAAAGTGGATTTAGATGGTGATGGAATGGTGAATTTTGATGAGTTTAAGAAGATGATGAGAAATGGAGTAAGCATTTTGACATCATCTTAA
- the LOC103496790 gene encoding UDP-N-acetylglucosamine transporter UGNT1-like isoform X1 — translation MASERNETTTTTTTLLPVLHKEGEDDDHGRKAGSAMTRRGAYAAVSYMASAVLLLMFNKAALSSYKFPCANVITLFQIICSSTLLYALRHWKIISFTMGESQSISSSGKSIILVPYKTLVQTLPLAISYLLYMLVTMESVRGINVPMYTTLRRTTVVFTMIAEYLLTGQTHSLFVVGSVGMIILGAVVAGARDLSFDTYSYSVVFIANICTAIYLASIARIGKSSGLNTFGLMWCNGLICGPLLLFWIILRGDVETTLNFRYLFSFGFQCVMLLSCIMAFLINYFVFLNTTLNSALTQTVCGNLKDVFSIAIGWFLFGGLPYDFLNVVGQSIGFLGSCFYAYCKLHGK, via the exons ATGGCGTCTGAGAGAAATGAAAccacgacgacgacgacgacgctGTTGCCAGTGCTTCATAAGGAAGGGGAAGACGACGATCATGGCCGCAAAGCTGGATCCGCCATGACAAGAAGAGGAGCTTATGCCGCCGTTTCTTATATGGCTTCTGCTG TTCTGTTGCTAATGTTCAACAAAGCAGCTCTTTCTTCTTACAAATTTCCATGTGCCAATGTCATCACTCTTTTCCAG ATTATATGTTCATCCACACTTCTCTATGCATTGAGGCATTGGAAGATCATCTCTTTCACAATGGGTGAATCTCAAAGCATCAGTTCTTCTGGAAAGTCGATAATTCTTGTACCTTATAAGACTTTGGTTCAAACACTTCCCCTGGCCATATCATATTTGCTTTACATG CTTGTGACTATGGAATCGGTTCGTGGGATCAATGTTCCAATGTATACAACACTGAGGAGAACTACTGTAGTATTTACAATGATTGCTGAGTATTTGTTGACAGGCCAGACTCATTCACTTTTTGTTGTTGGCAG TGTGGGGATGATTATACTTGGTGCAGTTGTAGCTGGAGCTAGAGATTTATCATTTGACACCTACTCCTATAGTGTGGTCTTCATTGCAAACATATGTACCGCTATATATCTTGCTTCTATTGCCCGTATCG GGAAATCTAGCGGCCTGAATACCTTTGGCCTCATGTGGTGCAATG GGTTAATATGTGGACCTCTTTTGCTATTTTGGATAATTCTACGGGGAGACGTCGAGACGACATTAAATTTTCGTTACCTATTTTCCTTTGGCTTTCAG TGTGTGATGCTTCTCTCCTGTATAATGGCTTTCTTGATCAACTACTTTGTATTTCTAAACACAACTCTCAATTCAGCATTGACTCAAACAGTATGTGGTAATTTGAAG GATGTTTTCAGCATTGCAATAGGCTGGTTTCTATTTGGAGGACTTCCCTATGATTTT CTTAATGTCGTTGGGCAGTCAATTGGGTTTCTTGGATCTTGCTTCTATGCCTATTGCAAGCTCCATGGGAAATAA
- the LOC103496812 gene encoding uncharacterized protein LOC103496812 isoform X1: MSAIVCGKRSLFEDLPTPPVSKRIRCSSSSPVRFSPPRSSNQSVSPFPQTSSSQSAYLVDYLRAIFPDMDKQLLERALEECGDDLDLAIRSLNQLHLGYNDRNLGSASNSSDVALEANVQPQSQADTQGEAAIAEDATASENLPTNGAEWVDLFVNEMTSASNMDDARSRASRVLEVLEKSICARANAEAANNFHQENKMLREQVEALIQENTILKRAVSIQHERQKEFEGRNQELQHLKELVSQYQEQLKTLEVNNYALTVHLKQAQQSSSIPGRFHPDVF, from the exons ATGTCTGCCATCGTGTGCGGGAAGAGATCCTTATTTGAAGACCTGCCTACGCCTCCCGTTTCTAAGAGAATTCGTTGTTCGTCTTCTTCGCCTGTGCGGTTTTCGCCTCCTAGATCATCGAATCAGTCTGTTTCTCCCTTTCCCCAGACGTCGTCCTCACAATCGGCGTATTTAGTCGATTATCTTCGAGCAATTTTTCCTGATATGGATAAGCAG CTTCTAGAAAGAGCACTTGAAGAATGTGGTGATGATCTAGATTTAGCCATTAGAAGCTTGAACCAGCTTCATTTAGGATATAATGACAGAAACTTGGGAAGTGCTTCAAACTCCTCTGATGTGGCTTTGGAAGCAAATGTTCAACCTCAATCTCAAG CAGACACACAAGGAGAAGCTGCAATTGCGGAGGATGCAACAGCCTCTGAGAATCTTCCCACAAATGGTGCAGAATGGGTGGATCTCTTTGTGAACGAAATGACAAGTGCCTCAAACATGGATGACGCACGCAGCCGTGCTTCAAGAGTTCTTGAGGTTCTAGAAAAGTCTATCTGTGCCCGTGCAAATGCAGAAGCAGCAAATAATTTTCATCAG GAAAACAAGATGCTTAGGGAACAAGTGGAAGCCCTTATTCAGGAAAACACTATTCTCAAACGAGCTGTCTCTATCCAGCATGAACGTCAAAAGGAATTTGAAGGCAGGAACCAGGAGTTGCAACATCTCAAAGAATTAGTCTCTCAATACCAGGAGCAGTTGAAAACACTTGAG GTGAATAACTATGCACTTACAGTGCATCTTAAACAAGCTCAACAGAGTAGCTCCATTCCAGGGCGTTTCCACCCTGACGTTTTCTAA
- the LOC103496812 gene encoding uncharacterized protein LOC103496812 isoform X2: MSAIVCGKRSLFEDLPTPPVSKRIRCSSSSPVRFSPPRSSNQSVSPFPQTSSSQSAYLVDYLRAIFPDMDKQLLERALEECGDDLDLAIRSLNQLHLGYNDRNLGSASNSSDVALEANVQPQSQDTQGEAAIAEDATASENLPTNGAEWVDLFVNEMTSASNMDDARSRASRVLEVLEKSICARANAEAANNFHQENKMLREQVEALIQENTILKRAVSIQHERQKEFEGRNQELQHLKELVSQYQEQLKTLEVNNYALTVHLKQAQQSSSIPGRFHPDVF, translated from the exons ATGTCTGCCATCGTGTGCGGGAAGAGATCCTTATTTGAAGACCTGCCTACGCCTCCCGTTTCTAAGAGAATTCGTTGTTCGTCTTCTTCGCCTGTGCGGTTTTCGCCTCCTAGATCATCGAATCAGTCTGTTTCTCCCTTTCCCCAGACGTCGTCCTCACAATCGGCGTATTTAGTCGATTATCTTCGAGCAATTTTTCCTGATATGGATAAGCAG CTTCTAGAAAGAGCACTTGAAGAATGTGGTGATGATCTAGATTTAGCCATTAGAAGCTTGAACCAGCTTCATTTAGGATATAATGACAGAAACTTGGGAAGTGCTTCAAACTCCTCTGATGTGGCTTTGGAAGCAAATGTTCAACCTCAATCTCAAG ACACACAAGGAGAAGCTGCAATTGCGGAGGATGCAACAGCCTCTGAGAATCTTCCCACAAATGGTGCAGAATGGGTGGATCTCTTTGTGAACGAAATGACAAGTGCCTCAAACATGGATGACGCACGCAGCCGTGCTTCAAGAGTTCTTGAGGTTCTAGAAAAGTCTATCTGTGCCCGTGCAAATGCAGAAGCAGCAAATAATTTTCATCAG GAAAACAAGATGCTTAGGGAACAAGTGGAAGCCCTTATTCAGGAAAACACTATTCTCAAACGAGCTGTCTCTATCCAGCATGAACGTCAAAAGGAATTTGAAGGCAGGAACCAGGAGTTGCAACATCTCAAAGAATTAGTCTCTCAATACCAGGAGCAGTTGAAAACACTTGAG GTGAATAACTATGCACTTACAGTGCATCTTAAACAAGCTCAACAGAGTAGCTCCATTCCAGGGCGTTTCCACCCTGACGTTTTCTAA
- the LOC103496790 gene encoding UDP-N-acetylglucosamine transporter UGNT1-like isoform X2 → MQSHLMVVLLLMFNKAALSSYKFPCANVITLFQIICSSTLLYALRHWKIISFTMGESQSISSSGKSIILVPYKTLVQTLPLAISYLLYMLVTMESVRGINVPMYTTLRRTTVVFTMIAEYLLTGQTHSLFVVGSVGMIILGAVVAGARDLSFDTYSYSVVFIANICTAIYLASIARIGKSSGLNTFGLMWCNGLICGPLLLFWIILRGDVETTLNFRYLFSFGFQCVMLLSCIMAFLINYFVFLNTTLNSALTQTVCGNLKDVFSIAIGWFLFGGLPYDFLNVVGQSIGFLGSCFYAYCKLHGK, encoded by the exons ATGCAAAGTCATCTAATGGTAG TTCTGTTGCTAATGTTCAACAAAGCAGCTCTTTCTTCTTACAAATTTCCATGTGCCAATGTCATCACTCTTTTCCAG ATTATATGTTCATCCACACTTCTCTATGCATTGAGGCATTGGAAGATCATCTCTTTCACAATGGGTGAATCTCAAAGCATCAGTTCTTCTGGAAAGTCGATAATTCTTGTACCTTATAAGACTTTGGTTCAAACACTTCCCCTGGCCATATCATATTTGCTTTACATG CTTGTGACTATGGAATCGGTTCGTGGGATCAATGTTCCAATGTATACAACACTGAGGAGAACTACTGTAGTATTTACAATGATTGCTGAGTATTTGTTGACAGGCCAGACTCATTCACTTTTTGTTGTTGGCAG TGTGGGGATGATTATACTTGGTGCAGTTGTAGCTGGAGCTAGAGATTTATCATTTGACACCTACTCCTATAGTGTGGTCTTCATTGCAAACATATGTACCGCTATATATCTTGCTTCTATTGCCCGTATCG GGAAATCTAGCGGCCTGAATACCTTTGGCCTCATGTGGTGCAATG GGTTAATATGTGGACCTCTTTTGCTATTTTGGATAATTCTACGGGGAGACGTCGAGACGACATTAAATTTTCGTTACCTATTTTCCTTTGGCTTTCAG TGTGTGATGCTTCTCTCCTGTATAATGGCTTTCTTGATCAACTACTTTGTATTTCTAAACACAACTCTCAATTCAGCATTGACTCAAACAGTATGTGGTAATTTGAAG GATGTTTTCAGCATTGCAATAGGCTGGTTTCTATTTGGAGGACTTCCCTATGATTTT CTTAATGTCGTTGGGCAGTCAATTGGGTTTCTTGGATCTTGCTTCTATGCCTATTGCAAGCTCCATGGGAAATAA